In the genome of Quercus robur chromosome 3, dhQueRobu3.1, whole genome shotgun sequence, one region contains:
- the LOC126719206 gene encoding uncharacterized protein LOC126719206 → MTKGITLLSNLNISASPKLTASLPHRSQPLCLAAQSSPSPPHSLRLTASPVAARPLRLTVSVPRLTLCLAFSASPSPPHSLYLCNSPLTLSSLFLSASPSPPQTFFFLSASLKLTGLNLKLLSEMESASVPSNERASTTGSNANSSSVRAKCDPAWDHVTEELKNGISSYRCIHCGKTYKGGGINRMKRHLAGIKGDVAPCMGVPYDVRFQMVENLKEISKSKEQTKKDQEASNYSPLEDSPEFEDVQEITPRGRGLGRGNRSSPSNFPPRSNLGKRKVGDIDNYFAPRTTPGAQPSIKSVLAGKEKKRRVDMAVARWMYDACIPINAVNSSYYQPMLNAVASYGPGYRGPNYHALQVPLLREAKREVQLIVDSHRSYWADTGCTIMADGWTDTRHRTLINILVYCPKGIIFIRSIDASDLVKDAITLSNLFDEIVNWVGPANIVHLVTDNAANYVAAGRILCGKYRNISWSPCAAHCLNLIFKEIGKMDHVAKLAKRASKITVFIYNHVALQAWLRTRKNWTEIVRPGPTRFATTFIALGSLKEHKHDLQALVTSKFYVESKYAKDKKAKAVVKIILDNQFWNDCHVIVHIMSPLIRLLRIVDSDEKPAMGYVYDDIFMLLLIG, encoded by the exons ATGACCAAGGGAATTACCCT ACTCTCCAATCTCAATATCTCCGCCTCACCCAAGCTCACAGCCTCTCTTCCTCACCGCTCACAGCCTCTCTGCCTCGCCGCTCAGAGCTCGCCCTCTCCGCCTCACTCTCTCCGCCTCACTGCCTCGCCAGTCGCCGCTCGCCCTCTCCGCCTCACTGTCTCTGTACCTCGCCTCACACTCTGCCTCGCCTTCTCTGCCTCGCCCTCTCCGCCTCACTCTCTCTACCTCTGTAACTCGCCGCTCACACTCTCTAGTCTCTTCCTCTCTGCCTCGCCCTCTCCGCCTCaaacatttttcttcctctccgccTCACTCAAGCTCACGGGTTTGAA tCTGAAATTGTTGAGTGAAATGGAATCTGCCTCTGTGCCATCTAATGAACGTGCTTCTACAACCGGGTCTAATGCTAATTCTTCATCTGTGAGGGCAAAATGTGATCCTGCATGGGATCATGTAACTGAAGAGTTGAAAAACGGAATAAGTAGTTATAGATGTATACATTGTGGGAAAACTTATAAAGGAGGGGGCATTAATCGAATGAAAAGGCATCTAGCTGGAATTAAAGGTGATGTGGCTCCATGTATGGGTGTACCTTATGATGTTAGGTTCCAAATGGTTGAGAATTTGaaggaaatttcaaaatctaaagAACAAACCAAAAAGGATCAAGAAGCATCTAATTATTCGCCATTAGAGGATTCACCAGAATTTGAAGATGTCCAAGAAATTACTCCTAGAGGTAGGGGGTTAGGTAGGGGAAATAGAAGTAGTCCTAGTAATTTTCCACCAAGATCCAATCTTGGCAAGAGAAAGGTTGGTGACATTGATAATTACTTCGCTCCTAGGACAACACCGGGAGCTCAACCTTCTATTAAAAGTGTGCTTGCTGGCAAAGAAAAGAAGCGGAGGGTTGATATGGCTGTAGCTAGATGGATGTATGATGCTTGCATTCCAATTAATGCTGTGAATTCTAGTTATTATCAACCTATGCTCAATGCTGTAGCTTCTTATGGTCCTGGATATAGAGGTCCAAATTATCATGCCCTTCAAGTGCCTTTGTTGAGAGAAGCAAAAAGAGAAGTTCAATTGATTGTTGATTCTCATCGTTCATATTGGGCTGATACTGGTTGTACAATAATGGCTGATGGGTGGACTGATACTAGGCATAGAACATTGATTAATATTCTTGTCTATTGTCCTAAAGGTATTATTTTTATACGTTCTATTGATGCTTCTGACTTGGTTAAGGATGCTATTACTCTAAGTAACTTGTTTGATGAAATTGTTAATTGGGTCGGTCCTGCAAATATAGTACATTTGGTCACTGACAATGCTGCAAATTATGTAGCTGCTGGAAGAATTTTGTGTGGAAAATATAGGAACATTAGTTGGTCACCTTGTGCAGCACATTGCCTAAACCTAATTTTTAAAGAGATTGGGAAGATGGATCATGTAGCTAAACTTGCAAAGCGTGCATCCAAGATCACTGTGTTCATCTATAACCATGTGGCTTTGCAAGCTTGGTTGAGGACTAGAAAAAATTGGACAGAAATTGTGCGTCCAGGGCCAACTAGGTTTGCTACTACTTTCATTGCTTTAGGGAGTCTTAAGGAACATAAGCATGACTTACAAGCATTGGTGACTAGCAAATTTTATGTTGAATCAAAATATGCAAAAGATAAGAAAGCAAAGGCAGTGGTGAAAATCATTCTTGATAATCAATTTTGGAATGATTGTCATGTAATTGTGCATATTATGTCACCATTGATTCGTTTATTACGCATTGTTGATTCTGATGAAAAACCAGCTATGGGTTATGTATATGATG ATATATTCATGCTGCTGCTTATTGGTTGA